One Nocardia farcinica genomic region harbors:
- a CDS encoding helix-turn-helix domain-containing protein produces the protein MLVHDSDLIAPADRVAALNAVFEDNENPQAVSYAADAEDVRHRMYLLDLGPGIHVLRNVGTGLHIVRNARHVARGAPDQFAIFMPVRGSGALSTAEDGGGVMEPGRITLLDTSRPYSYRQSRLSDNKVVIFDPVLLDLPIDVLRAAAPGLPASPVYPLVRAHFAELGNTPTDLPATAAAAVGQATVQLVRALVATAAGDRRGRDALAESLVVRVSLYIDAHLHDPALTPRRIAAAHEVSLRQLYTHWAAAGRAVGVAEWIIRRRLRRAAAVLAGAVADPVIGELAHRVGFTNISHFNRRFRQEYGMSPGAWREAHRGEAPR, from the coding sequence GTGCTGGTACACGACAGCGATCTCATCGCGCCCGCCGACCGGGTCGCGGCGCTCAACGCGGTGTTCGAGGACAACGAGAACCCGCAGGCGGTGAGCTATGCCGCCGACGCCGAGGACGTGCGGCACCGGATGTATCTGCTCGACCTGGGCCCGGGCATCCACGTGTTGCGCAATGTCGGCACCGGTTTGCACATCGTGCGCAACGCCCGCCATGTCGCGCGCGGCGCACCCGACCAGTTCGCGATCTTCATGCCGGTGCGCGGGTCGGGCGCGCTGAGCACCGCCGAGGACGGTGGCGGGGTGATGGAGCCGGGCCGCATCACCCTGCTCGACACCTCCCGGCCGTACAGCTACCGGCAGTCGCGGCTGTCGGACAACAAGGTGGTGATCTTCGACCCCGTTCTGCTCGACCTGCCGATCGACGTGCTCCGCGCGGCCGCGCCCGGCTTGCCTGCCAGTCCGGTCTACCCGCTGGTGCGCGCCCATTTCGCCGAACTCGGCAACACCCCGACCGATCTGCCCGCGACCGCCGCGGCCGCCGTCGGTCAGGCCACCGTCCAGTTGGTGCGGGCGCTGGTCGCCACCGCCGCGGGTGATCGTCGCGGCCGGGACGCGCTGGCCGAGAGCCTGGTCGTGCGCGTGAGCCTCTACATCGACGCGCACCTGCACGATCCCGCGTTGACCCCGCGCCGGATCGCGGCCGCACACGAGGTGTCGTTGCGCCAGCTCTACACGCACTGGGCGGCGGCGGGCCGTGCCGTGGGCGTGGCGGAGTGGATCATCCGCCGCCGTCTGCGCCGGGCGGCCGCCGTGCTGGCCGGGGCGGTCGCCGACCCGGTGATCGGCGAGCTGGCCCACCGGGTCGGCTTCACCAACATCAGCCATTTCAACCGGCGATTCCGCCAGGAGTACGGCATGTCGCCGGGCGCCTGGCGGGAGGCCCACCGCGGGGAGGCGCCGCGATGA
- a CDS encoding GlxA family transcriptional regulator, producing the protein MIPVQVLRPGPELTRRRRIGVLVFDGVKMLDFAGPAEVFVEANQSVPGYDVVMLSPDGAPVHTSIGTQVGVTGSALAAHDLDTVVIPGSEQPPARFVTPEVLAATAHLAARTRRLASICSGAFVLAELGVLDGRRATTHWKFTRDLAARYPRVRVEPDAIFVRDGRVYSSAGVAAGIDLALALVEEDHGAAVARRVAQSLLVFMQRAGGQSQFSAALTGPVPRSALVRELTDLIYADPARPYPVQMLAAHARVSTRHLTRLFREELDSSPAEYVAHVRFAFARDKLDAGHSVTEAALLAGYGSSEAMRRAFVARLGVSPKKYQQRFRTTAPDRDTTRV; encoded by the coding sequence ATGATCCCGGTGCAGGTGTTGCGGCCCGGACCCGAACTCACCCGGCGCCGCCGGATCGGGGTGCTGGTGTTCGACGGGGTGAAGATGCTCGATTTCGCCGGTCCCGCCGAGGTTTTCGTGGAGGCCAACCAGTCGGTGCCGGGCTACGACGTGGTGATGCTGTCGCCGGACGGTGCGCCCGTGCACACCTCGATCGGAACCCAGGTGGGTGTGACCGGTTCGGCGCTGGCCGCGCACGACCTGGACACGGTGGTGATCCCCGGCAGCGAGCAACCGCCCGCCCGGTTCGTCACCCCCGAGGTGCTGGCCGCGACCGCGCACCTGGCCGCCCGCACCCGCCGGCTCGCCTCCATCTGCAGCGGCGCGTTCGTGCTGGCCGAACTCGGTGTGCTGGACGGCAGGCGCGCGACCACGCACTGGAAGTTCACCCGCGATCTTGCCGCCCGGTACCCGCGCGTCCGCGTCGAACCGGACGCGATCTTCGTACGCGACGGGCGGGTGTATTCCTCGGCGGGCGTGGCGGCCGGTATCGATCTCGCGCTCGCCCTCGTCGAGGAGGACCACGGCGCCGCGGTCGCCCGGCGGGTCGCGCAGTCGCTGCTGGTGTTCATGCAGCGTGCCGGGGGCCAATCGCAGTTCTCGGCGGCGTTGACCGGTCCCGTGCCGCGCAGTGCGCTGGTGCGCGAGCTGACCGATCTCATCTACGCCGACCCCGCCCGCCCGTACCCGGTGCAGATGCTGGCCGCGCACGCGCGGGTGAGCACCCGGCACCTGACCCGGCTGTTCCGGGAGGAGCTGGACAGCTCACCGGCCGAATACGTCGCGCACGTCCGGTTCGCCTTCGCGCGGGACAAACTCGACGCCGGGCACTCCGTGACCGAGGCGGCGCTGCTGGCCGGATACGGCAGCAGCGAGGCGATGCGGCGCGCGTTCGTCGCCCGCCTCGGGGTGTCGCCGAAGAAGTACCAACAGCGCTTCCGCACGACTGCGCCGGACCGGGACACCACGCGCGTCTGA